AAATATTTCTACTTAAAATCGTTTAAAGATCAGCCTGCAAGTAACTCAGGTATAACTAATGGTGGTGTAGGTTTTGGTACAACACGTGCGCCAGGCCCATCAACCTTACCTTTCTTTGGCTCAGGTTATACCATTAACAACAACTTTAATATTGGTATAGTTGAGTTAGCTACACGTGTTAGCAATACTATGTCAAACAAGCTTACCGTTGGTTACTCGGCTTTAAGAGATTTCCGTAGCTTTTTAGGTAGCAGTTCAATCCCGATGGTTGATATTGGTAATGGTGTTACTGCTGCGGATGGCACAGTTATTACCCCGGCCACTGCAACTGCAACAAGCTTCGGGTCTGAGCTTTATACAGCAGGTAACTTGCTAAGCACCAACATTTGGCAATTTGCCGATGACTTTACCATTTATGCCGGTAAACACGAGATAACTTTAGGTACAAGCAACCAAATACAAAGCTATACCAACGGTTTTGCTCCTGATTATAACGGTTTATATACTTACAATTCAGCTTCAGATTTCCTTAACGGATTACCTGCTGCTGCCTACACGCTGCGTTATTCTGCAGTAGGTAATGCATTCCCTTATGCTAAAATTAAGGCCTCTATTTACAGTGTTTACGCGCAAGATAAATATAGCGTTACTGATAACTTTAAGCTTACTTACGGCTTAAGGGCCGATTATGATGCGTTCCCGACTTCTTTAGCGCCAAATGCTAATGCTGCTGCCTTAACATTCCAGGGTGGTACACAAGTTGATGTTTCTAAATTGCCTAAAAATAGGGTGCAGTTATCACCACGCGTTGGTTTTAACTGGGATGTTAAAGGCGACCAATCTACCCAATTACGCGGTGGAACAGGCTTATTTACAGGCTCGGTACCGTTTGTATGGATATCTAACCAGGCATCAAACAATGGCTTGTTATTTGGTTCGTACACAGTTACAAAAGGTAACGTAAACAATACGCCGGCACAAAACAACCAATTAGTATTTAACCCTGATGTTAATGCAAACCGCCCTGCTCAAGGTGCTGCTAATACCTCATACGAGTTAGATGTTGCCGATCCTAATTTGAAATATCCAAAAATTTGGAGAACCAACTTAGCTATCGATCAAAAATTACCATGGGGTATTATAGGTACAATTGAAGGTGCTTATACTAAGGATGTTAACGCTATCTATCACCAAAACTTAGTAGTATCTGATGGCTTCACTACGCTGCCTGGTACCGAAGGACAGATACGTTACAATTCAAAAAACACCACACCTTCTACTGCATCGCCGCAAAGCGCGACTAACCCGGGTATCACAGGGTTATATTACATGCGTAACACAAGCAAAGGTTACTCGTACTTTATTACAGGTCAGTTACAAAAAAGCTTCAGCAATGGCTTTTATGCTAACGTAGCGTACACCCACACAACATCTAAAGATGTTAACGACGGTGGGTCTACCGCTTCAACTATCTGGAGCACACGTTATGTAGCCGGTAACCCGAATTTGGATAACTTATCAAACAGCTCGTTTGTACAACCAAACAGGATAATCGCTTCATTATCATACCGTAAACAATACGCTAAAAATGCTGCAAGTACAGTTGGTTTAGTGTTTGAAGCTGCCAACAACGGTGCAGTATCATACATCACCGCCGGCGACCCTAACGGCGATGGTGCTACTAACGACCTGATGTACATACCTAAAGCCAAAGGTGACATCCTTTTAGTAGCTAATGATCCTTCGGATTTGCGTACACCTGACCAGTTATGGGGCCAATTGAATAACTTCATCAACCAGGATGGTTACTTAAATAGCCACCGTGGCCAATATGCGCAAAGAAACGCTGTTATATTGCCTACCTACAAACGAATTGATTTCCACTTTGCACAGGACTTCTTTATCCCTGTTGGTAAGGTTAAGAATACACTGGAGTTTACCTTTGATGTTATTAACGTTGGTAACCTGCTTAACCGCGAATGGGGTGTTTACAAAACATCATATAGCGGCTTTAACAACGGTGCTACCACTGTGTTGAAATACGTTGGTAATGACCCTATTTCAGGTCGTCCAACCTACTCGTTCCCTTACCTTGATGCTACTAACCAGGTACCAGTTACTAACTCATTTAAAAATGATATTAGCCAGTTCTCTCGTTTCCAGGGTCAAATTGGTGTACGTTATATATTCAACTAATAAGGTACATACCTCAACAAAAAGAGCCCCGCATTGCGGGGCTCTTTTTGTTTTACAGGGTTTGTATTACCCTTCGTTTATATTGTTGACTTAGCTATAAATTTTTCGTTTATTTTGCTGCTTACACAGGGATTTTTTCCATTTTTTTTGCAGGTGTGCGGCTAACTAATATAACAAAATAATCCATATAAAAAAGCACCTGTTTTGTATATCACAAAAAATCCCCGGCAGTATTACCGCGGGGATCGTATTTTTAGTGGTCCCTAAAAAGTCAGGGTGGGTAATTTTAGTTGTATATAAACTCTCCGTAAGGCGAGGTAACCGTTACCTGCTTTTTATTAGCAGCCTCTACAAGGCCAATTATTTGTGCATCTACACCAAAGCCGGTTGAAATCTCTATCAGCTCCTGGGCTATTTCTTTCGGAACATAAAGCTCCATACGGTGGCCCATGTTAAACACCTTGTACATCTCTTGCCAGCTGGTGTTACTCTCTTCCTGTATCAGCTTAAATAGCGGCGGGATAGGGAATAGGTTGTTTTTTATAACGTGCAGGTTATCTATAAAGTGCAGCACCTTGGTTTGCGCGCCGCCGCTGCAATGCACCATGCCATGTATTTGGCTGCGGTAACCATCCAGCATCTTTTTGATGATAGGGGCGTAGGTGCGGGTTGCCGATAGTACCAGCTTGCCGGCAGTTATAGTTTGCCCGTTGCCAAGGTCAATAAGGTCGGTTAGGTTTTTACTGCCCGAAAACACCAGGTCCAGCGGAAGGGCGGGGTCATAGCTTTCGGTATACTTAGCAGCAATGGTTTTGTTGAACACATCGTGGCGGGCAGATGTTAACCCGTTTGAGCCCATGCCGCCGTTATACTCTTTTTCGTAACTGGCCTGCCCGTATGATGCCAGGCCTACAATTACATCGCCGGGTTGTATGCGGTGGTTTGATATTACATCCTCGCGTTTCATGCGGCAGGTAACTGTCGAATCTACTATAATGGTACGCACCAGGTCGCCTACATCGGCAGTTTCGCCACCAGTAGAGTAGATGCCTATACCGGCGTCCCTTAATTCGGCCAATATCTCTTCGGTGTCGTTAATGATGGCCGCTATTACTTCACCGGGTATCAGGTTTTTGTTACGGCCGATGGTTGATGATAGCAATATGTTATCGGTAGCACCTACGCAAAGCAGGTCGTCGAGGTTCATAATAATGGCATCCTGTGCTATACCGCGCCAAACAGATATGTCGCCGGTTTCTTTCCAATAGGTGTATGCTAATGACGATTTTGTACCTGCGCCATCGGCATGCATAATATTGCAATACAGCTCGTCATTAGTTAATATATCCGGTACTATTTTGCAGAAAGCCTTTGGGAAAATACCCTTATCAATGTTTTTAATGGCATTATGTACATCATCTTTTGATGCAGATACGCCCCGTTGATCATATCTTTGCGGAGAAATCATGGGCAAATATACTGCTTAAACCTATTTTCTTTACTACAGTTTATTATCTTTGTTCAAATCTCAAACTGCAGGGCTCTAATTCTCTTTTAGTACGCTGCATATCAACATCACCGCATGGAATTTATTTATTGGCTAAGGGCCCAATTAAAAAGATCATTTGACAGAATTCGGAACGAAAATTTAAAGAAGAACGCCTTGATAGCTATTCCATTTTGGATAGCATCAATAATTACAGGGTTATTCGCGGTAATATATACCAAGCTTTTTTTGGCAGCTGAAAATTTAACAGGGTACATTATTCGCGGCCACGAATGGTTTTTATTTATTTTAACACCTGTATGTTTCTTATTGGCGTGGTGGATGGTTAAAAAGTTGGCACCTTACTCAAAGGGTAGCGGTATACCGCAGGTGATGGCTGCTATACAACTGTCGGCTGTAAAAGACAATCAAAAGAATAATAAATTTTTAAGTATTAAAATCATCCTGGTAAAAGTAATGTCGAGCCTGGTGATGGCATTAGGTGGCGGAGCCATTGGGCGCGAGGGGCCAACTATACAAATATCAGCTTCGGTATTTAAAATAATATATCATGTGCTACCAAAATGGTGGCCCAAAATTGCTAAGCGCAACATGATAGTTACGGGTGCTGCAGCCGGCCTTGCAGCCGCATTTAATACGCCCCTGGGCGGTATTGTATTTGCTATTGAAGAGCTTACAAAAACCCACTTTAGCTATTTTAAAACAGCCATATTTTCGTCCGTTATTATTGCAGGTTTATCGGCGCAGGCATTATTGGGACCATATCTTTATTTGGGGTACCCTAAAATCGATGGTTTATCACCTTTCATATTTGCCGGGGTTGTACTGGTTGCCATAATAGCAGGACTACTGGGCAGTGCTATGGGTAAATTAATACTATTCATTTTTGCCTGGAAGGCTAAATTTAATTTTACTTATCAGCATGCCATGTATGTGGGTGCCTGTGCTTTTTTAATGGCCGGAATGGCTTATTTTATAAATATGGGTGTGTTGGGCTCGGGGAAGGATTTAATGGTGCAAACGCTGTTTAGCCCTTTTAAATATTCAACCTGGTTTATGCCTATACTGCGCATTACAGGCCCGCTGGTATCATTTACAACAGGTGCGGCAGGCGGTATATTTGCACCGGCCCTTGCTGCCGGTGCAAGCGTAGGCTCAGTGGTTTCGGGTTGGTTCCATCTTTCGGGGGCCAATACCAATTTATTGATATTGGCCGGTATGGTTGGGTTTTTAACAGGCGTTACACGGTCGCCATTCACATCGGTTATTTTGGTATTGGAAATGACAGACCGCCACAGCGTTATATTCCATTTGATTTTGGCTGGGATGATAGCCAGTCTGGTATCTATTATCATAGACAAACACTCGCTTTATGACCATTTAAAACACCAGTATATAGAAGAAGTTGAAGACGGCGAACGAGGCTTACCATCGGATATAAGCGTTGAAACTAAAGAGCAAACAAATTGATAAAAAACTTTATCTGGTGATAGGGAATAAAAAAACCCTCTCTTTCCGTTAGCCAACGGAGAGAGAGGGCAGTGGTGAGTAAACTCATCGGCATAATTAATCTTACCTAATAAACAACAATTCCCTAAACTTAGGCAGCGGCCATAACGAGTCGTCAACCAGCGTTTCCAGCTTGTCTACATGGTAGCGTATTGGGGCAAAATAGGTTTTAACCTTTTCGTCGTAATCAATAGCGCGTTGGCGTATATCTTCAACCGCGTTGGCTTTTTTACGCTCGTTCACCATTTCCTCTACATTGGTTTTTATAAAGTTAATATGCTCGGCTATTTTATTAATAATATCAACCTGCGCGGCGTACGTGCTTTTATCAAGCCCAATATCTTTAAGTCCTTTCACGTTCTCTACCAGTTTTGATTGATAGGCTATAGCCGCCGGTACTATCAAATTCATGGTAAGCTCGCCCATAACGCGTGCCTCTATCTGTAATTTTTTATAAAAGCTATCTAACAGTATCTCGTGGCGGGCATCCGCTTCGCGTTTGGTAAATACCCCGGTTTCGGCAAACAGGTGCTCGGCCTTGTCGGTAACCAGCGCGTCTAAAGCCTTAGGTGTGGTTTTTATGTTGGCCAGGCCGCGTGCTTCGGCTTCTTTTTCCCACTCGGCGCTGTAGCCATTGCCTTCAAAACGGATATTGCGCGATTCTTTGATATACCTTTTAATAATGGTCATTAAGGCCACATCCTTTTTCTCGCCTTTTTTTATCAGCTTATCTACATCGTATTTGAATTTTTTAAGCTGGTCGGCCACTATCAGGTTTAATATGGTCATAGGGCTGGCCGAGTTAGCCGACGAGCCCACCGCGCGCAACTCAAACTTATTACCTGTAAAGGCAAAAGGCGATGTGCGGTTACGGTCGGTATTGTCTCGTAATATGTTGGTTATTTTAGGGATGCCCTGCCATAGCGAGTTCTCTTCCTTTATTTTTTTGCTCAGGCGCGATGTGTCTATCTCGTCTAATACATCGTTTAACTGGCTGCCCAAAAATATAGATATAATAGCAGGAGGGGCCTCGTTAGCACCCAGGCGATGGTCATTATTTACCGATGCTATAGATGCGCGCAATAGATCGGCATGCTCGTGTACCGCCCTTATGGTATTCACAAAAAAGGTCAAAAACATTAGATTGTTTTTTGGCGTTTTGCCCGGCGATAACAGGTTTTTACCGGTATTGGTTATCATACTCCAGTTATTGTGCTTGCCCGAGCCGTTGATGCCTGCATAAGGTTTTTCGTGCAGCAATACCTTAAAGTTATGGCGTTTGGCTACGCGGTCCATAATATCCATTAATAACTGGTTATGGTCAATAGCCAAGTTTATCTCTTCGTAAATGGGTGCGCACTCAAACTGTGATGGTGCAACCTCGTTATGGCGGGTTTTTAAGGGTATACCTAATTGCAGGGCCTCGGTTTCCATATCCTGCATAAAGGCATAGGCACGGCTTGGTATCGATCCAAAGTAATGATCTTCTAACTGCTGGTTTTTGGCAGACATGTGGCCAAATAAGGTGCGGCCTGTTAAATACAGATCGGGCCGGGCATTAAACAAGGCGGTATCTACCAAAAAGTACTCCTGTTCTATACCTAATGATGCATTCACCTTTTCGATGCTTTTATCAAAATAGTGACAAACATCTACGGCGGCTTTATCCAGGGCGCTTAGGGCCTTTAATAAAGGTACTTTATAATCCAGCGCTTCGCCGGTGTACGATACAAATACAGTAGGTATACATAAGGTTCGGCCCATTATAAAGGCAGGGGAGGATGGATCCCAGGCGGTGTAACCGCGGGCCTCAAAAGTATTGCGTATACCACCGCTGGGGAAGCTGGATGCATCAGGCTCCTGCTGTGCCAGCGCGTCGCCGCTAAAGCGCTCTATCGATCCGCCATCGCTTGTGGGTTCAAAAAAGGCGTCATGCTTTTCGGCGGTGGTGCCCGTTAAAGGTTGAAACCAGTGGGTGTAGTGTGTAGCGCCCTTGCCCATTGCCCATGATCGCATTGACGATGCCACCTGGTCGGCCATATCGCGGGGGATGGTTTCGCCATTATCTATCGAGTTTATAATGCTTGCAAAGGCATCGGCCGATAAATATTCCTTCATTTTCTTTTTATCGAAAACATTTGCACCGAAATAATCGGATATTTTGGAAGAAGGGAATTTAACTTCGGGTATCTCGCGGTTTAGCACTGCCCTTAAGGCCTGAAAACGGATATTGGACATAATGGTAACAATTGGTTTAGCCCAAAATTATAAAATCATTTAAAATAACAGGTATAAACCTGTTTGATTGTTAATTCGCGGCTATTTTGTTAAAATAATATTATTTACTGGTAAATTATGTCTGTTTTTGCCATAATTTCAATGAAAATCCGATACTTTATGCATGCATAGCAAGTATTTAAATAAAAAATTTGTTTAAAACTCGTATTTATTGCCATAAAGCTAAAATACTTACCTCATAATATTGATAAATTATAATATTTATAATTATCGACTTTCTATTTTGATTTATTGTGAATATAAATGTTAATAAATAATGCAATTAATTAAAAATTAGGTGCTAATTATTGAAATTATATCATAAATAATTTGTTTTTATTAAAATTCATTCATAATTTCATAAAAAAATTGATAATTTATATCTATTTAATAGATTTTAATTATTTATAACGCCGTTAAGATTAGATATGCTGATTATTATAGAAAATTATTTATTTTTTTATGAAAATCAGATGAAAAACAAGGCGTTTAATGTAAATACTGCTAAATACCTGACCAAATAATAATAAAAATTAACAACAATTAACAAAAATCATTAATCACAATCCCTTATCATGAAAAAAAGACTTTTACTTTTATCTTTCTTTGTAGCTACAGTGTTTGCAGCAAGTGCGCAGGATAGCACTAAAACCGATCCGCCTTTGGCTATATCGGGTTCTGTTGATACTTATTATAAGTACGACTTCTCTAAACATAGTAACTTCCCTACCAGCTTTGCTTCTGATCAAAATTCTGTCTCTATCGGTATGATAGACCTTGCTTTAAAGAAAAAAGTAGGTAAGGCTGCCTTTGTAGGCGAGTTGTCATTCGGTCCGCGCGGCCAGTCGCAGTCTATACCAACTGCTGCCGGTACTTACGACGAAACCAGCAACAGCTACCACATTCAAAACTTATATGTATCGTACGATGTAACTGACCAGTTTAACTTAACCGCAGGTTATATGGCAACATTTATGGGTTACGAGGTGATTAGCCCGGTGGGTAACTTTAACTACTCAACTTCATATTTGTTCACCAATGGTCCGTTCCAAAACCCCGGCTTTAAAGCTACTTACGCTTTTAGCAGCAAGGCAAGTTTAATGGCCGGTATATTTAACGATTCGTGGAACTACTACAAATCAATAAACAAGGTAAATACCTTTGGCGCGCAATTAATGCTGGCCCCTGTAACCGGCTGGACAGCTTACATCAATTTATTAAGCGGCAAATTATCGGGTACCGAAATTGACCTGACCACAACCTACCAAATAACCAGTGCATTTAAATTGGGCTTAAACGCTGCAGATTTTTCGGCAGCTGATGCGGTTGCAACAGGTGGTTTTACAGGCGTAGCTTTATACCCACAATTAGCGGTATCTAAAGATGTTACTTTAGGTGTAAGAGGCGAGTACTTTAAAACTAAAACAGGTACTTATGCAACCTTTGGCCCTAAACCAGGTAGCTCGGTAATGGCTTATACCTTTACCGCCAACATTAAGGGCGGCCCGCTAACCTTTATCCCAGAGGTAAGGTTTGATAATAATAAAGCCATAACTGATGGCTTTACCGATAGCAAATTAGCAGGTACTAAAACAGCTTCACAATTTGTATTAGCAGCTGTATACGCTTTCTAAGCGTTTTAAAACTAAACGATCTGATTTTTTATAAGCCATCCGTATATCCTTACGGATGGCTTATCTTTATAACATGAAAAAAATATTACTCGGTTTTTTGTGTATGTGGTTTGCCCAAACCGCCTCGGCACAAAAAGATTCACTACAGTTTGATGAGAATAACAACTATGTATATTACCATGTAGTTGATAAGCCGGGCTTTACCGCCGATACCCTTTACAACCGTAGCCGCGCATTTACCAAAGCCTTTAAGCTATTAATACCCGCCGATAAAAAGTTTGCACCCAACAGCGTAGATGGTAAGGGTAAATTTTTAGTATACAACGGCCCATCCATGATACGTAAGGAAACCGGTGCTATATCGTACACCTTGTTTATAGAAACCAAAGAAGGTAAGTACCGCTATAAGCTAAGCGATTTTTTATATACGCCCTACGTACGCGACAGGTTTAACAATATGGTACCTGTTGCCGGTTTGGATATTCCCTTAGAGAAATTGCAGACCAAATACGGCAAAAAAGAGGCCGACGCCATACTGGCCCAGGCAGGTGCATTTAGTATAAGCACGGCCAATAAAATAAAGGAATACATGGATAAAGTGTCGAATTTTAAGAAAGCTGAGCCGGTAAAAAAGGTTGCAACCGATAAATGGTAGATCACGCTTTCTAATAAATTTTCCTGTTCCAAATATAATTTGCAATAACAGGGCATTGACAATATAATAGTTGTATGAATAGCTAATTACGATTGATTATTTTGTAAAAATGCAATTTATGCAACATTATATATGGCAAAAGCGTTAAATTAGAAAATAAAATTTCAACGCTATGCTTAACACAAAACTTAATTTGTACAATGCCGAGTGGCTCGACGTTGTATTCAGCGATCGTAACAAAGCTTACGGTGCTTATGACCTGCGCAACCATTACGGGCAAACCATGGTAAAAGCCATGGGGATTGCCTTTACCAGTATTATTGCGGCCGCCTTGCTGTATAACTATGCAGTAAAGCAACCGATATCATTATCTCATGATAGGGAAGTAATAGTAGAACTACCTTCACTTCCTACCGTAGTACCTCCAAAAAAGGAAGTCCAACCAGTTAAAACTGTTGCCGCAAAACCATTACCTCCTGTAAAAACTACGGCATTCTTACCGCCGGTAGTTACATCCGAGCCGGTAACCACAGACCCACCCGTTATTGATAAAATAGTAGGTGAAGTAGGTGCTGTTACCACTACCGGAACCGGCAAAGTGCCTCCAATTGTTGAAACCCCTGTAACCAGTGGCGGCGGTGGCACAGCCCCTAAAGTAGATGATTCAGAACATACAACTGTAGGCCTGCAGGTAATGCCCGAGCCGGATGGCGGCGCTGCCGGATGGGCTAAGTTTTTAAGCCGTAACCTGCGCTTTCCGGCACAGGCACAGGATGCAAATGTGGGCGGCCGGGTATTGATCAGCTTTGTAATTGAAAAAGATGGCCGCTTATCCGACCTTACCGTAATAAACAAAGCCGGCTACGGTATGGACGAAGAAGCCCTGCGTGTGCTAAAATTAGCCAAACCCTGGAAACCCGGCATGCAAAACGGCCAGCCGGTAAGGGTGCGCTACACCATCCCTATGAATTTTCAACTGAGCGAGTAGGGGCCAAATAGGCGCATACATTTAATAGCGACGGTTTTTTACCGTCGCTATTTTTGTTAGGTGCTGTGTATAAGCTTTCTGCTTTTTCCTTTCGGCTTTAAGCCTTTTTTGCTAATTTTGCGCATCCTTTCAACATAAACAATTACACATTGGAGACGCAGGAATTAACCACCGTTGAAACCGCCAAAGATCTTGGCTTACTACCCGAAGAATTTGAACGCATAAAAGAGATACTGGGCCGCGTGCCTAACTTTACCGAGCTATCTATCTTCGCGGTAATGTGGAGCGAGCACTGCTCATACAAAAACTCCATCACCTGGCTTAAAACATTGCCTAAGGATGGCCCGCGCATGCTGGCAAAGGCCGGCGAAGAAAATGCCGGACTGGTTGACCTTGGCGGCGGCGTAGGATGCGCATTTAAAATAGAATCACATAACCACCCATCAGCATTGGAGCCTTACCAGGGCGCTGCTACGGGTGTGGGCGGTATCAACCGCGATATATTTACCATGGGTGCACGCCCTATTGCCCAAATGAATTCGTTACGCTTCGGCGACCTTAGCCTGGATAAAACCAAATGGCTGGTTAAAGGCGTGGTTAAAGGTATTAGTCATTATGGCAATGCCTTTGGTATACCAACCGTAGGCGGCGAGCTTTTCTTTGACGAGTGCTACAACATCAACCCATTGGTTAACGCGTTTTCGGCAGGTATTGTAAAGGCCGGCGAAACTGTGTCTGCAACCTCTTATGGTGTGGGTAACCCGGTATACATAGTT
This portion of the Inquilinus sp. KBS0705 genome encodes:
- a CDS encoding TonB-dependent receptor, which codes for MRKHLLLFLLLTGLTFLANKNVNAQGVTTASINGTVTDSKGGIPGATVSITHQPTGTVYSTVTRADGRYNIPNLRVGGPYSFKVSFIGYKDFTQEGITLSIGQDQRIPAVLEDNTTSLKEVTISGTQGKVINSSRTGARETITRSQIETLPTINRSLQDFTKLTPSANGLSFGGRSSTFNNLTVDGALFNNSFGLSGTLGGQTSSQPISLDAIDQIQVDIAPYDVRQGNFTGAGINTVVKSGTNQVKGTAYYFLRGSKLTGYHVGPTNLNVTSFDYHTDGIAVGGPIIKNKLFLFVSGEQERISQPPSAVYVAGGAGASGANVSQVQSSTLDAIRNKLIGLGYDPGPYQGYNYTTSSDKITAKLDWNIDKNNVLSAKYFYLKSFKDQPASNSGITNGGVGFGTTRAPGPSTLPFFGSGYTINNNFNIGIVELATRVSNTMSNKLTVGYSALRDFRSFLGSSSIPMVDIGNGVTAADGTVITPATATATSFGSELYTAGNLLSTNIWQFADDFTIYAGKHEITLGTSNQIQSYTNGFAPDYNGLYTYNSASDFLNGLPAAAYTLRYSAVGNAFPYAKIKASIYSVYAQDKYSVTDNFKLTYGLRADYDAFPTSLAPNANAAALTFQGGTQVDVSKLPKNRVQLSPRVGFNWDVKGDQSTQLRGGTGLFTGSVPFVWISNQASNNGLLFGSYTVTKGNVNNTPAQNNQLVFNPDVNANRPAQGAANTSYELDVADPNLKYPKIWRTNLAIDQKLPWGIIGTIEGAYTKDVNAIYHQNLVVSDGFTTLPGTEGQIRYNSKNTTPSTASPQSATNPGITGLYYMRNTSKGYSYFITGQLQKSFSNGFYANVAYTHTTSKDVNDGGSTASTIWSTRYVAGNPNLDNLSNSSFVQPNRIIASLSYRKQYAKNAASTVGLVFEAANNGAVSYITAGDPNGDGATNDLMYIPKAKGDILLVANDPSDLRTPDQLWGQLNNFINQDGYLNSHRGQYAQRNAVILPTYKRIDFHFAQDFFIPVGKVKNTLEFTFDVINVGNLLNREWGVYKTSYSGFNNGATTVLKYVGNDPISGRPTYSFPYLDATNQVPVTNSFKNDISQFSRFQGQIGVRYIFN
- a CDS encoding phosphoribosylformylglycinamidine cyclo-ligase, with the protein product MSPQRYDQRGVSASKDDVHNAIKNIDKGIFPKAFCKIVPDILTNDELYCNIMHADGAGTKSSLAYTYWKETGDISVWRGIAQDAIIMNLDDLLCVGATDNILLSSTIGRNKNLIPGEVIAAIINDTEEILAELRDAGIGIYSTGGETADVGDLVRTIIVDSTVTCRMKREDVISNHRIQPGDVIVGLASYGQASYEKEYNGGMGSNGLTSARHDVFNKTIAAKYTESYDPALPLDLVFSGSKNLTDLIDLGNGQTITAGKLVLSATRTYAPIIKKMLDGYRSQIHGMVHCSGGAQTKVLHFIDNLHVIKNNLFPIPPLFKLIQEESNTSWQEMYKVFNMGHRMELYVPKEIAQELIEISTGFGVDAQIIGLVEAANKKQVTVTSPYGEFIYN
- a CDS encoding chloride channel protein, with protein sequence MEFIYWLRAQLKRSFDRIRNENLKKNALIAIPFWIASIITGLFAVIYTKLFLAAENLTGYIIRGHEWFLFILTPVCFLLAWWMVKKLAPYSKGSGIPQVMAAIQLSAVKDNQKNNKFLSIKIILVKVMSSLVMALGGGAIGREGPTIQISASVFKIIYHVLPKWWPKIAKRNMIVTGAAAGLAAAFNTPLGGIVFAIEELTKTHFSYFKTAIFSSVIIAGLSAQALLGPYLYLGYPKIDGLSPFIFAGVVLVAIIAGLLGSAMGKLILFIFAWKAKFNFTYQHAMYVGACAFLMAGMAYFINMGVLGSGKDLMVQTLFSPFKYSTWFMPILRITGPLVSFTTGAAGGIFAPALAAGASVGSVVSGWFHLSGANTNLLILAGMVGFLTGVTRSPFTSVILVLEMTDRHSVIFHLILAGMIASLVSIIIDKHSLYDHLKHQYIEEVEDGERGLPSDISVETKEQTN
- a CDS encoding glutamine synthetase type III, whose product is MSNIRFQALRAVLNREIPEVKFPSSKISDYFGANVFDKKKMKEYLSADAFASIINSIDNGETIPRDMADQVASSMRSWAMGKGATHYTHWFQPLTGTTAEKHDAFFEPTSDGGSIERFSGDALAQQEPDASSFPSGGIRNTFEARGYTAWDPSSPAFIMGRTLCIPTVFVSYTGEALDYKVPLLKALSALDKAAVDVCHYFDKSIEKVNASLGIEQEYFLVDTALFNARPDLYLTGRTLFGHMSAKNQQLEDHYFGSIPSRAYAFMQDMETEALQLGIPLKTRHNEVAPSQFECAPIYEEINLAIDHNQLLMDIMDRVAKRHNFKVLLHEKPYAGINGSGKHNNWSMITNTGKNLLSPGKTPKNNLMFLTFFVNTIRAVHEHADLLRASIASVNNDHRLGANEAPPAIISIFLGSQLNDVLDEIDTSRLSKKIKEENSLWQGIPKITNILRDNTDRNRTSPFAFTGNKFELRAVGSSANSASPMTILNLIVADQLKKFKYDVDKLIKKGEKKDVALMTIIKRYIKESRNIRFEGNGYSAEWEKEAEARGLANIKTTPKALDALVTDKAEHLFAETGVFTKREADARHEILLDSFYKKLQIEARVMGELTMNLIVPAAIAYQSKLVENVKGLKDIGLDKSTYAAQVDIINKIAEHINFIKTNVEEMVNERKKANAVEDIRQRAIDYDEKVKTYFAPIRYHVDKLETLVDDSLWPLPKFRELLFIR
- a CDS encoding porin is translated as MKKRLLLLSFFVATVFAASAQDSTKTDPPLAISGSVDTYYKYDFSKHSNFPTSFASDQNSVSIGMIDLALKKKVGKAAFVGELSFGPRGQSQSIPTAAGTYDETSNSYHIQNLYVSYDVTDQFNLTAGYMATFMGYEVISPVGNFNYSTSYLFTNGPFQNPGFKATYAFSSKASLMAGIFNDSWNYYKSINKVNTFGAQLMLAPVTGWTAYINLLSGKLSGTEIDLTTTYQITSAFKLGLNAADFSAADAVATGGFTGVALYPQLAVSKDVTLGVRGEYFKTKTGTYATFGPKPGSSVMAYTFTANIKGGPLTFIPEVRFDNNKAITDGFTDSKLAGTKTASQFVLAAVYAF
- a CDS encoding energy transducer TonB, which codes for MLNTKLNLYNAEWLDVVFSDRNKAYGAYDLRNHYGQTMVKAMGIAFTSIIAAALLYNYAVKQPISLSHDREVIVELPSLPTVVPPKKEVQPVKTVAAKPLPPVKTTAFLPPVVTSEPVTTDPPVIDKIVGEVGAVTTTGTGKVPPIVETPVTSGGGGTAPKVDDSEHTTVGLQVMPEPDGGAAGWAKFLSRNLRFPAQAQDANVGGRVLISFVIEKDGRLSDLTVINKAGYGMDEEALRVLKLAKPWKPGMQNGQPVRVRYTIPMNFQLSE